One genomic window of Chlamydiales bacterium STE3 includes the following:
- a CDS encoding Uncharacterized protein (Product derived from UniProtKB/Trembl:D6YTP0) — MAWFVCSVFFLFGSFSASPGGTLPVSFVELTKDPDVAKQWHEKPVLLRGFLYQDKQGQWILASEPNLKSCCVGSESKRTHQIFVQPKGAFKTTPKSAVTLKGEFTVDPQNRYNYVLKNAYLTEGNANLLHMLIVGFVLIGVFFILYVVKYCLALFSTH, encoded by the coding sequence ATGGCCTGGTTTGTTTGCTCAGTTTTTTTCTTGTTTGGCAGTTTTTCAGCATCGCCTGGGGGTACGCTGCCTGTTTCTTTTGTAGAGTTGACCAAAGATCCAGATGTGGCAAAGCAATGGCATGAAAAGCCAGTTCTTCTCCGTGGATTCCTCTACCAAGATAAGCAAGGGCAGTGGATATTAGCTTCTGAACCTAATCTTAAAAGTTGCTGTGTTGGCTCAGAATCTAAGCGCACTCATCAAATTTTTGTGCAACCGAAAGGCGCTTTTAAAACAACTCCTAAATCAGCAGTGACATTAAAGGGGGAATTCACCGTTGATCCTCAGAATCGTTACAACTATGTATTAAAAAATGCCTATTTAACGGAGGGTAATGCCAACCTTCTGCATATGCTAATAGTAGGGTTTGTTCTGATAGGCGTCTTTTTTATTCTTTACGTCGTAAAATACTGTCTTGCTCTTTTCTCAACTCACTGA